A portion of the Ricinus communis isolate WT05 ecotype wild-type chromosome 10, ASM1957865v1, whole genome shotgun sequence genome contains these proteins:
- the LOC8280838 gene encoding fatty acyl-CoA reductase 2, chloroplastic-like: MGSLFLNSPSLVSNNKLVARMSNKCEWCFLGKKVSSVVYCQGGGGGGGGGGGKAIRSSGFSSVLTERSSSSSSSSSLVGDQGHSSSVMDTARSLVVSSPNGKGQPEIAMKDFEPYNDGLTSSSLIDMRDGIGIVKFLRGRGFFITGATGFLAKVLIEKILRTEPDVGKIYVLIKAKSKEAAMARLKSEIINAELFKSLQQTYGKSYQAFMLSKLVPVVGNICESNLGLEEDLTNLIANDVDVIVNSAANTTFDERYDVAVDINTRGACHLMNFAKKCQNLKLFLQVSTAYVNGQRQGRIMEKTFCIGDCIAKENFISESTSGSLLPILDVEYEMKLALNSKDGLQESEVAQEMKRLGLERARRYGWQDTYVFTKAMGEMMIDSMRGEIPVVIIRPSVIESTCREPFPGWMEGNRMMDPIILYYGKGQLTGFLVDPKGVLDVVPADMVVNATMAAMAMHGMVPKPGINVYQIASSVVNPLVFKDLAKLLYEHYNSTPYMDSKGKPIHVPSMKLFNSMEDFSEHLWRDVIQRNGLTAMASSDGKLSKKYELICRKSVEQAKYLANIYEPYTFYGGRFDNSNTQRLMESMSETEKKNFGFDVENIDWREYIINVHIPGLRKHVMKGRGMCS, from the exons ATGGGTTCTTTGTTTCTCAATTCTCCTTCACTTGTGTCTAATAATAAACTTGTAGCAAGAATGTCTAATAAGTGCGAATGGTGTTTCTTGGGGAAGAAGGTTAGCAGTGTTGTCTATTGCCAAGGTGGCGGTGGCGGTGGCGGTGGAGGTGGTGGAAAAGCAATTAGGTCTAGTGGGTTTTCCTCAGTTCTGACAGAaagatcatcatcatcatcatcatcatcatctttagTTGGTGATCAGGGTCATAGTTCATCTGTAATGGATACAGCAAGAAGCTTGGTTGTGTCTTCTCCAAATGGAAAAGGACAACCTGAAATTGCTATGAAGGATTTTGAGCCCTATAATGATGGACTAACTAGCTCTTCTTTAATTGATATGCGAGACGGCATTGGCATTGTCAAATTTCTTAGAGGGAGGGGATTCTTTATCACTGGTGCAACTGGCTTTCTAGCTAAAG TTTTGATTGAGAAGATTCTACGGACCGAACCTGATGTGGGCAAGATATATGTTTTGATCAAGGCGAAAAGCAAAGAAGCTGCAATGGCAAGGTTAAAGAGTGAA ATAATAAATGCAGAGCTATTTAAGTCTCTTCAACAAACCTATGGAAAATCCTATCAAGCTTTCATGTTGAGCAAATTAGTTCCTGTGGTGGGAAATATCTGCGAATCCAATCTTGGGTTAGAAGAAGATTTAACCAATTTGATTGCCAATGACGTCGATGTGATCGTTAATTCTGCAGCTAATACAACTTTTGATGAAAG ATATGATGTTGCTGTTGACATCAATACTCGTGGTGCTTGCCACCTTATGAACTTTGCAAAGAAGTGCCAAAACCTTAAGCTGTTCTTGCAAGTATCAACTG CTTATGTCAATGGACAAAGACAAGGAAGGATTATGGAAAAGACCTTCTGTATTGGAGATTGTAtagctaaagaaaattttatctCTGAAAGCACATCAGGATCATTGCTACCTATCTTAGATGTTGAATATGAAATGAAATTGGCTTTGAATTCGAAGGATGGTCTTCAAGAAAGCGAAGTAGCTCAAGAGATGAAAAGGTTGGGTCTAGAAAG GGCAAGAAGATATGGGTGGCAAGACACGTATGTGTTCACAAAAGCTATGGGGGAGATGATGATTGATAGCATGAGAGGAGAGATACCTGTAGTTATAATTCGACCTAGTGTTATTGAAAGTACTTGCAGAGAGCCATTTCCAGGATGGATGGAAGGAAATAG GATGATGGATCCAATCATTTTGTACTATGGAAAAGGGCAGTTGACAGGATTTTTAGTAGATCCCAAAGGAGTTCTTGATGTA gTCCCAGCAGATATGGTAGTAAATGCAACCATGGCAGCAATGGCTATGCATGGAATGGTGCCAAAACCTGGCATAAATGTCTACCAAATTGCTTCATCAGTTGTAAATCCACTAGTTTTCAAAGATTTGGCTAAACTGTTATATGAACACTACAATTCCACTCCTTATATGGATTCAAAAGGCAAGCCAATTCACGTCCCGTCGATGAAGCTCTTCAACTCTATGGAAGATTTCTCTGAGCACCTCTGGAGAGATGTGATTCAGAGAAACGGCTTAACAGCAATGGCCTCATCAGACGGGAAGCTGTCaaaaaaatatgaacttatATGCAGAAAATCAGTAGAACAAGCAAAGTACTTGGCTAATATATATGAACCATATACCTTTTATGGTGGAAG GTTTGACAACAGCAATACCCAGAGATTGATGGAGAGCATGTCTGAAACTGAGAAGAAGAATTTTGGATTTGATGTGGAAAATATAGATTGGAGAGAGTATATCATAAATGTACATATCCCTGGCCTAAGGAAGCATGTCATGAAGGGGAGAGGAATGTGCAgctga
- the LOC8260206 gene encoding uncharacterized protein LOC8260206, with amino-acid sequence MNRLAPLSEEPIREDEESTSSSKKGQSWKNWLKTHFSLVFNKKSDLKILLSVLGCPLFPVSVHPKLPINEVSSSAQYIIQHFTAATGCRKLEGGVKNIFTTGKVSMAMVDELGGSPGLAAGSTGEAQKGCFVMWQMVPNKWLIELVVNGQKVVAGSDGNVAWRHTPWLGAHAAKGGVRPLRRALQGLDPMTISGVFSQAQYMGEKCMSGTDCFILKLSADQADLADRSDTTAEMIKHVIFGYFSQRSGLLVYLEDSYLTRIQTPGTYPTYWETTIATRIEDYRTVEGVMIAHSGQSSVMITRFGDNLKAGLSITRMEETWAIDDFAFNVAGLSMDCFIPPREVQKDNSQEDLDWRSTLH; translated from the exons ATGAATCGGCTTGCACCATTGTCAGAAGAACCCATAAGAGAAGATGAAGAAAGCACAAGCTCTTCAAAGAAAGGTCAGTCATGGAAGAACTGGCTCAAGACTCATTTTTCTCTTGTCTTCAACAAAAAATCTGACCTCAAGATCCTTTTAAGTGTTCTTGGATGCCCACTTTTCCCTGTTTCTGTCCATCCCAAACTACCCATCAATGAG GTATCATCTTCAGCTCAATACATCATACAGCACTTCACTGCTGCCACCGGTTGCCGGAAACTGGAAGGGGGggtgaaaaatatttttaccaCTGGAAAAGTGTCAATGGCTATGGTGGATGAGCTAGGTGGCTCACCCGGGTTGGCGGCCGGATCCACCGGGGAGGCGCAAAAGGGGTGCTTTGTTATGTGGCAAATGGTCCCTAATAAATGGCTAATTGAGCTAGTTGTGAATGGCCAGAAGGTCGTAGCTGGTAGTGATGGCAATGTGGCTTGGCGTCATACACCGTGGCTCGGGGCACACGCGGCTAAAGGCGGCGTCCGGCCTCTCCGCCGAGCTCTTCAG GGACTAGATCCTATGACAATATCAGGTGTATTTTCTCAAGCACAATACATGGGAGAGAAGTGCATGTCAGGAACGGATTGTTTTATACTGAAATTGTCTGCTGATCAAGCAGACTTAGCCGATAGAAGTGATACCACAGCAGAAATGATCAAGCATGTAATATTCGGCTACTTTAGTCAGAGAAGTGGCCTGCTAGTGTACCTAGAGGACTCGTATTTAACCAGAATTCAAACTCCAGGAACTTATCCGACATACTGGGAAACCACCATCGCCACCAGAATCGAGGACTACCGGACGGTAGAGGGCGTGATGATTGCACACAGTGGCCAATCTAGTGTAATGATCACAAGATTTGGAGACAACCTGAAGGCAGGGCTTTCGATTACCCGGATGGAGGAGACCTGGGCCATCGATGATTTCGCATTCAATGTAGCAGGATTGTCCATGGATTGCTTCATTCCTCCCAGAGAAGTACAGAAAGATAATTCACAGGAGGACCTTGATTGGAGGTCAACATTGCACTGA
- the LOC8261023 gene encoding fatty acyl-CoA reductase 2, chloroplastic, with protein sequence MGTLFLNCIVSPLPPKQSFRLRNKNDNYMSKKKLIVVNHNTSDSSLKSMAPYGALDTNKNSGQDASLMGKHNHEGIGIVNFLQGKTLLITGATGYLGKVLVEKILRSVPEIDKLYLMIKARKDKAAMEILKTEIINADVFKCLKQKYGQSYQNFMLSKLVPVVGNICESDLGLEATMANVISREVHVIINSAANTRFNERYDVSIDTNTRGTFHLMNFAKYCKNLSLFLQISSAYANGPRKGIIMEKKFSMGDTITGEKSNSENRSTSLPILNVEKEIQLAFDAIDTFQDNSLTQNLKKLGLERAERYGWHDTYAFTKAMGEMIIDSMRGEIPVVIIRPSIIESTYRDPFPGWIQGNRMLDPLMVYYGKGQLTCFLADPNCVVDIVPADTVVNATLAAVAKHGMTREPVINIYQVGSSVVNPLTLQELVTLVFEHFKCNPFLDSKGNPINVTAPMKLCTSVEEFSTHLKTDVAKQREFMAMEFKNSKRPEIYAQKLMELVRQLATIYKPYGFYKGRFDCSNLQGLMENMSEEEKIEFGFDVKSIDWGHYIKNVHVPGLRMHVMQSHKM encoded by the exons ATGGGAACCTTGTTTCTAAACTGCATCGTTTCTCCGCTGCCACCCAAACAATCCTTCAGATTGCGTaacaaaaatgataattaCATGTCAAAAAAGAAGCTAATAGTAGTGAACCATAACACAAGTGACTCTTCATTAAAGAGCATGGCTCCTTATGGAGCACTTGACACCAATAAAAACAGTGGACAAGATGCCTCTTTAATGGGGAAGCATAATCATGAAGGGATTGGTATTGTCAATTTTCTACAAGGGAAGACATTGTTAATTACCGGTGCGACTGGGTATCTTGGAAAAG TTCTTGTTGAAAAGATTTTAAGGTCAGTGCCGGAAATTGACAAACTATATCTGATGATCAAGGCAAGAAAAGACAAAGCTGCTATGGAAATATTGAAAACTGAA ATAATTAATGCAGATGTATTCAAGTGTCTGAAACAAAAATATGGACAATCCTATCAAAATTTCATGTTAAGCAAGCTGGTACCAGTAGTAGGAAATATTTGTGAATCTGATCTTGGATTAGAAGCAACTATGGCTAATGTGATTTCAAGAGAAGTCCATGTTATTATAAATTCTGCAGCCAATACAAGGTTCAATGAAAG ATACGATGTTTCCATTGATACAAACACAAGAGGAACTTTTCACCTGATGAATTTTGCCAAATACTGCAAGAATCTGAGCCTCTTTCTGCAGATATCATCAG CCTATGCTAATGGACCAAGGAAAGGCATAATtatggaaaagaaatttagtaTGGGAGATACAATTACAGGAGAAAAATCCAATTCAGAAAACCGATCAACTTCCCTGCCTATATTGAatgttgaaaaagaaattcaattggCTTTTGATGCAATAGATACTTTCCAAGACAATTCTTTAACTCAGAATTTAAAGAAGTTGGGATTAGAaag AGCTGAAAGATATGGATGGCATGATACTTACGCGTTTACAAAAGCTATGGGAGAAATGATAATTGATAGCATGAGAGGTGAAATACCAGTAGTCATAATTCGGCCTAGTATTATTGAAAGTACTTATAGAGATCCATTTCCAGGATGGATTCAAGGAAATCG GATGTTAGATCCTCTAATGGTATACTATGGTAAAGGGCAACTCACATGTTTCCTGGCAGACCCTAACTGTGTTGTTGATATT gtACCAGCCGACACAGTGGTTAATGCAACCTTGGCAGCAGTGGCGAAACATGGCATGACCAGAGAACCGGTGATTAATATCTACCAAGTAGGTTCATCGGTTGTGAATCCACTGACTTTGCAAGAATTGGTCACACTAGTCTTTGAACACTTCAAATGCAATCCATTTTTGGATTCAAAGGGCAATCCAATCAATGTAACAGCACCAATGAAGCTCTGCACGTCAGTGGAGGAATTCTCCACCCATCTGAAGACAGATGTGGCTAAACAAAGGGAGTTCATGGCAATGGAATTCAAAAATTCTAAGAGACCTGAAATTTATGCTCAAAAGTTGATGGAGCTAGTAAGACAATTAGCTACTATATATAAACCATACGGCTTTTATAAAGGAAG ATTTGATTGCAGCAACCTGCAAGGATTGATGGAGAACATGTCTGAAGAGGAGAAGATAGAATTCGGTTTTGATGTGAAAAGCATTGATTGGGgtcattatattaaaaatgtcCATGTTCCTGGTCTGAGGATGCATGTCATGCAGAGTCACAAAATGTGA
- the LOC8280837 gene encoding histone-lysine N-methyltransferase ATXR4, whose translation MSQFVRYSRWFSRFKNQNKHQILAFSSTAENEKQTLRSPPPIRVGVTESAGRGVFSTRRISGGELIHNAKPIVSYPSRSSTNTVCYFCLKKLASTENRSVAFCSQECKQNAKVFYDVETKADWSGFDDYCRTQGLKYPLMVKRLACMVISGAATVECLDILQPANLSPEMILEMEEGYDLLRSCFTKANIADDRLAFLTRQWYINQLARIRINAFRIELAVGLYEDLLSSAAACIEAEAAVGNSVYMLPSFFNHDCDPNAHIIWIENADARLKALRDIDPDEELRICYIDASMDHGARQTILLQGFGFKCNCLRCLSGD comes from the exons ATGTCGCAGTTTGTCCGTTATAGCCGTTGGTTTTCGCGCTTCAAAAACCAAAACAAACATCAGATTCTCGCGTTCTCCTCCACGGCAGAAAACGAAAAACAAACTCTACGGAGTCCGCCTCCGATCCGTGTCGGAGTCACTGAGTCAGCAGGTCGAGGCGTGTTCTCCACTCGGAGAATCAGCGGTGGAGAACTCATTCACAATGCTAAACCGATAGTGTCTTATCCTTCTCGATCGAGTACCAACACTGTATGCTATTTTTGTCTCAAAAAGCTAGCTTCAACAGAGAACCGAAGTGTTGCGTTTTGCAGTCAAGAATGCAAGCAGAATGCCAAG gttttttatGATGTAGAGACAAAAGCAGATTGGTCAGGTTTTGATGACTATTGCCG GACACAAGGTCTAAAGTATCCACTTATGGTAAAAAGATTGGCTTGTATGGTTATATCAGGAGCGGCAACTGTTGAATGTCTTGACATACTTCAACCTGCTAATTTATCTCCTGAGATGATTTTAGAG ATGGAAGAGGGCTATGATTTGCTAAGGAGTTGCTTCACTAAGGCAAATATTGCAGATGACCGGTTGGCAT TCTTAACCAGGCAATGGTACATTAACCAGTTGGCACGGATTCGTATCAATGCATTCCGCATTGAGTTGGCAGTAGGATTGTATGAAGATCTTCTGTCATCAGCTGCTGCCTGTATAGAGGCTGAAGCTGCAGTTGGAAATTCTGTTTATATGCTTCCCTCCTTTTTTAATCATGACTGTG ATCCCAATGCTCACATAATATGGATAGAGAATGCAGATGCAAGATTGAAGGCCCTTCGTGATATAGATCCAG ATGAAGAACTTCGGATATGCTATATAGATGCTAGTATGGACCATGGTGCTCGGCAAACCATTTTGCTTCAAGGGTTTGGTTTTAAGTGCAATTGCCTTCGATGTTTGTCAGGAGATTAA